In the genome of Anabaena cylindrica PCC 7122, the window AAACATCACCTAATATCAGTCCAGCAGCAGCAAGATTTTCACGGGGTATAATACTACCAATTTCCAGCTTGACACCATTATTTAATAAAGGTTGTAAATTTACAGTCGGAAACCCTTGTAAAAATCTAGGTGTATTCGTAGCATCCAAATTACCAAAGAAAGAACCTCCTCCTAGTAGCGCATTTGTTGTGGCTTTGCGGGTATCATCTAGAGGAATAAATTTTTCAAAAAAACTACCATCAGGTCTAGTTACATTAATAGTAAAACTGGCATTATCGGCAAGATTTGCTCCTGGAGGTAATACGATTTCCGCAGCCCCACTAATAATATTGAGATCATCTAATTTTTTATTTCCAACTAAATCTTCAAAAATATTAGGAATAGCAAATACTGTTTGTACACCCCAAAAAACAGTAGAAACTTTAGCAATTTGTCTAATTTTTTGTTGATTAGAATTTCCCTGATAACCAACATTGAGATGTCTACCTTCAGTCTCAATCACTACTCGATTTCCATCTAAAACCCAATAAAATTGTTCATCTTCCGGATAAAAAGAAATATTAGCTGATTTAATCAGAATATCACTAAATTCATCTTTTTGAAAAGGATTACCCGTTTTAAATTTATCTAAGTCAAAAGTAAAATCTGAATAAAACTCAAAATTCAAAGGTTGAAAATTCCGGGGATTAATAATTAGTTTATCACTGGTATTGACGAAAAAGGGATATCTTGAAGCGCTATTATTTAACAAATTACGCATTAAAGTTCTCAAGACTTTTCGATTTTCTTCAGGTGTTAATTGTGGGGGTTTTTCTGGTTTCTCTTCAGGGTTTTTTTCTGGTTTCTCCTCTGGAATAGGTAAAGAGGGTACTTCCTTGGGAAGTACAGGGAGATTTGGCTCAACTGGATTAAATTGTGATTGAATTTGATTATTCGTTGATTGTGCAATTAATTTTTCTTTTTTAAGCGTAACTTCAGGTAAAGATTTACTATAATAGGGAGTAATTATAGATTTTGTATTTATATTCTGTTCATAATCGCCATAGATAATTTCACTAGCACTATAGTCAGATAATGTAAAAGATGTATTATTCTCTTCACAACTAGATATTTCTGGCTGAAATTCCTCCTGGGTATGGGGTTTGTCTGCCCTGATAATGGGTGTAAATGGGTAATTTTCTAGGGTATGTCCCCGACAACCTATAGTTGTATGTAAGCGCTTTTCTGGTAACTTATATGCAGAATTGTGAATAGAATTTATTTTTGCCTTAATTAACTTTTGCTCTGCTGAAAAAGAAATAACGTCTGTTTTCTCTGGAAAAGAAGGAGTTAAGTCTTTTTGTTCCAAAGCTACCTCTTCTAATTCTAACTGTTTTTCGGTATGACTATTCTCATTCGTGGCATTCACACTCGGAAGATCGTTAACTGGTTCTTTTTCATTCGCAATAGTTTTGATTGGTAATAATGTCATGATTGACAAAATTAAAAAAATCCAACTATTCCAGAAAAAATATAGTTTATTCATATTTATTTAAAATATTGGAATCAAATTAAATCCCATTGCTATTGGGATTGCATTTTTTGATGATATATATAGAGAATTTTTTGATAAAAATTCTCCATCGTGAAAATTGTTGTTCAATAAAATCATTGTTTTAGGCAGTGGCAACAATGTCAATGCTCGTGAGCATAAGCATGAGAAATAAATCCCATCTCATCCGCATTTAAGCCTGTAGTTTGGGAACAATTGCCTAAAAATCTTATTCAGCAAGCTCAAATAGCTGTAACTGAATATCTATATTAGCCCGATGATAGCAGTTGATTTAACTTATACCAAGATTTCTCCACGATTTTTGCACATTATTATAATTAACTAGATTATTAACTAATACTGAATTTTTTCAGTAGATAAATCAAATATATAAGTGATATTGCTTAAGTACAGAATAGGTTACTTAAGTAGATCTACACTGGAAAAATTTGAATAACAAAATATTTGTTTTTGGCAGTTTATAGCCATACATCCCAGCACATTATATCTTAGAGTTTTATTTAACACTGCCTTAACCTTGCAATTTTAAAAAATACCTGAAATATCACGGGATTTTTCAGGAAAATTCTTGAGAAGTTCCACTAAGTCTACTTACATAAAAGTACATTTAAAAATAGGTATTTAAGTTCAATATTTACCCCGTAACAACCTTTCAAAATAGCGTTTATTGTATTAGACATAGATTCTTACCCGTTCCCAAAGCAACCAAGTATCCATCTGTATACTTTCAGGCACAATCGTAAGTTTTTGTAGTGTGTAAGTTTTCATCAAAAAAGCTAGGAATTACCAATCATGAACGCAAAATCTAACAAAACATTAAAAGCTGCTGCTATTTCTTCTCTCTTAGCAGGTGGTGCAGTAGCAGCATCATTCATCTCTGCTGAACCAGCCAAAGCTCAGTTTATTGGTGCTGATTCTCAGTCCAGAGTATCTGGTGCGATTACTAGCGTTTTATCAAATGATGTAACCAACAGCTTTGCTGCGGAAATGGTATTTCCAGAGCAGTCTATAGCCTCTAGTGGTACAGTAACAATTAGCGCTACTTATGCAACTGTGTCAGCTGACGTGAGCCAAGTTGCTATTACAACAGCAAACATGAGTGCTGGTACAGCAACTTATTCTGCAAGCACAGTTGAAGCCGCTACTGCTCGTGCGATAGACTCCGCTGAAGCTGCTACTCGCTTTGGTGACATTATTGGTATCGTTAAATCTTGGCAAAGTGGCGGTTCTGCTGCCTTGGACTAGTTAAGGAAAGTCGGCGATTCCCACTAATAAAAGGGAATAGAAGGAATCGTCAACCACCTTTAAGGGACATAGGCAGGAATATTAAATCCTTATGCCCTACAATTCATCCCCTCAGCTTCAACTAGGGGATGAATTTATTTTAATCTGATTTTGAATGAACGTCTGCTATTTTTTCTCCAGAAATGAAGGTTTAAGCTGGGAAATGTTGGGATAGTCAACAACTAGAGTGTCCCAATCATGAACACCAACTGTACCCACATATCAAAGGCATCAGTCATTGCATTTTTATTAGTAGGGATAGCAGTTGCAGCCTCATTTATTCAGGAAAAGCCTGCTCAGGCTCAGTTTATTGGTACAGATTCCCAGTCTAGAGTCTCTGCGGCAGTGACTAGCATTTTATCGAATGGTACAACTAACAGCTTTGCATCGGAAATTGTATTTCCACAAGATTCCATCAGTCCTAGTGGTCATCTGACACTGAAAATTATCTATGGTGCTGTAGGACATGATCCAAGTCAAGTGACAATTATCAAGGGAAATATGAATGCTGGAACTGTTAATTATACAGACAATAGCATTCAATCTGCTATTGCTCGCGCCATTAATTCTGCTATTAATGATTATCGCTTTGGTGACATTATCGGCATTGTTAAATCATGGCAGAGTGGTGGTTCTGCGGCTCTTGATTAGTTGTAGTTTGATAAATTAAAAATCTTGTGGGGTAGGCATCTTGCCTGCCCAATATTACTAAAAAAATTCCCCAACTACGAAATTAACCGTTTATCCTACTATTTAGATTTTTGTGAATATAGCCTTTCCCACTCTAGTTAAATACAAAATTACCTCTCCCCAACCCTCCCCTTGGTAAGGGGAGAGTGCGCGACAGCGCGGGTGGGGTGTATTTCATGAGCTTGGCAATTGCTATATTATTTTTTGAAACTTTTACATAAATTATCAGGGATTGAAAGTAATTATGATTATATTTTGTGGTGGCACTGCTCAAAATTTAAGAACTCTTTCTTACAACCTTTGCCAAGCTCTGCTCACTCAAACTGGTAGAACAAATATTCAAGGGACTACTTGCAAAACTGCAACTGAAATTGACGCTTATTTTAAAATCATAGAAAAACCTGCACTGCCAATACTGATCCAATATCAGGTTCTTTCAGAATTAGCCTTAGAAGTAATCCATCACGGTCAGGCTAAGAGTGTTTATCTACATCAAGATCCCCGTGAAATTTTGACTACTGTCATCACTTCTCCTAAACAAAAGGAAACTTTTGAATCTACTTTTATTAATCTTTGGCAACAATACCAAGAGCAGTGGTTTAGTGATGTCAATCAAACTTTATTAATCCGTAAAGAGAACTTGCTCGCACAACCACATTCGGAAATTGGTCGGTTATCCACGTATTTAGAAATTGAATCGACAAAACCCGAAATTGAATTGTTACTAAAACAGTATCGACTAGAGCAAGAAAAGAGCGAGGAATGGCAACAGATTCTTAATCCTCAACAATGCTTAATTATTGAAACATTACTCAGTCCCTTGTTACTGCAATTTCATGATGAAGATGAATCTAGTTTATTTCAAAAAATAGAACAAAATTTGGTATCAATTCAATTAGAACCACTACTAATACAAATTGATAAACTTCTTGGGCAAATTGGTCATTTCAAATCGGAAAAATTACGGGAACAGTTTTATGAATCTATTGATAAATGTCTGATCACCGCTTTAACTGCAAGGGGTCGGTTACAGGAAGCGGCAGAAGTGTACCATTTGTTAGGAAAATTCCTCACTTTACAAAATGACTTACAATTTTCTGAAAAATGGTATTTACGCGCTCTCAGTATTCAACCGCAGTTAGCAAAGTCTTACTATAATCTGGGCTTTGTCTATGAACAACAGGATAAGTGGGAACAGGCTATTGATAATTATACTCATGCTATTACCATCAATTCTAAGTATACTAAAGCTTATTATCGTTTAGGATTGATTTTTAAACGTCAAAAGCATTTTATCAAAGCGATAGAGCAATTTTCCCAAGTTTTGCAACTAGATGCGGATCATCAAGGTGCTAAATTCAATTTAGCTCTACTGTGGCAACAAGGAGAGGGTGCGGATTTTATTCAGAATCTGCTAGAAAAAAAGAGTTAGAATTGTTGCCTCAACTCACAGAACAAATTAATGATACTGGCGCAATATTGGTGCGTGAGCGTAAATGGGAACAAGCTAAGAACTGTTTTAAATCGGTGATAGAACTAGACCCAGATTGTGTTTTGGGTCATTATAATCTAGGTTGTGTTTTGCAAAATCAAAAATACTATCCAGAGGCAATATTTTCTTATCATCGTGCTTTAAAGATTAATGCTAATCATATTGATGCACTCAAAAATTTAGGTTATGTTTACTATAAAAATGGACAGGGCGATTTAGCCGAGAAATGTTTCCAGAAAATTCTGCAATTAAATCCAAATCATGCCGAAACTTACGAAATTTTAGGATTTATTGCTGGCGAACAAGGAAAATTATCAGAGTGCATTAGTTTGTTAAATGAAGCTTTAAAAATTAATCCCAATAATCCTAAACTTCATTCTTGCTTTCTGTTCAATTTAAGTTCGCTTATTAGTTTTACACCCCAACAGATTTTAGATTCTACTCAATTGTGGTATGAGCAACAAGTAGTTAATCAATGGCTACCGACTCTCACTACTAATCGTAACGATAAAACTCCACATCGTCGTTTACGCATTGGCTATATTTCCCCTGATTTCCGCAGACATTCTGTAAGTACATTTATTAAACCTATTTTCCAACACCACGATCGCACCCAGGTTGAGGTTTTCTGCTATGGTGAAGTAAATGAACCTGATGCAATTACAGATGAAATTATAGATATCTGCGATGCTTGGCGTTCTACTGTCGGTCTTTCAGATTTACAAGTAGCTGAGTTAATTCAAACAGATCACATAGATATTCTGGTTGATTTAGCAGGACATACGGCAAATAACCGGATGATTGTTTTGGGAATAAAACCAGCACCAATTCAAACCACGTATCTAGGCTATTTTGCGACTACGGGTTTACCTACTATTGACTATTGGATTACTGATGAGGTTCTCCATCCTCATGATACACAGGAAAAAACCAGCGAAACTATATGGCGTTTACCCCGTTGTTATGTGGGTTATGAACCCCTGAAAAATGCACCTGAAGTTACTGAACTTCCTTGTAAAAAAACGGGCATCTTCACTTTTTCATCTTTTAATAATTTACGCAAACTCACACCAGAAACTTTTGCGCTGTGGATTGAAATCCTCAAAGCAGTTCCTAACTCTCGCTTGGTTTTAAAATGCGCTAGTTCTGATGTATTTAGCCCTTTAATAGCTGAAAAAATCCAAACTCCCTTTGTGGAACAGGGTATTGATCCGAAACGTATCTTTTTGTATGGTGGTTATGCTGCTGATGAAGATCACCTGAATCTTTATAACCAGGTTGATCTGCATTTGGATAGTCTTCCCTATACAGGATGCACTACAACTTGTGAAGCTTTGTGGATGGGAGTACCAACAATAACTGTAGCCGGGACTCGGAAGATGGAACGCATGAGTGCAAGCATTCTCCATAGCGTTGGTTTGGATGATTGCATTGCCTATAGTGCCGTCGAGTATGTTGAAAAAGCGATCGCATTAGCCCGAAATCCAGATTATCTACAATCTTTGCGCTCAACTATGCGGGAAAGAGTGCAGCACTCTCCTCTGTTGGATGTCAAAAACATGACTAGTACGTTAGAAGCAGCTTATCGCCAAATGTGGCAAATTTATATTGAACAGGAATCAAAAATAGCTACCAGCGAAAATCCTCCTACTAACGCTTCTTTTCCTGTTGATTTAGAATTTGCTGATGCTGTTAATTATTATCAACAATATCTCGAAAATAATCCTAATGATGCTCAGGCTTACTATTATTTAGGTCAGGCTTATCAAGGATTGGATGATGTAGAAAATGCTATCCCATCTTATTTACAGTCTCTTGCCATTAATCGCTCTTCTGCTGCCACCTATCAAGCTTTAGGCCAACTGTTGGCAGAACAGGAATTAATAGATCAGGCTGAAAAATATTATCGGTGTGCAGTATTAGTAGAACCAAATAATAGTGAAATACAGCAAAATTTAAAACTTTTTTTACAGCAGTATTGCTCTAAAACTGCCAAGAAAATTATTCCGATTTTTCTGAAAAATGCTAACAATTCTGAAGAACTTAAATACTTTAAATTTATTGACGCTGATCATCTTCAGCCTGATGAATGCCTCGTTGAGATTGAGGGTGGAATTAAAATCTGTATTAAAAATGATCTAAACAGCCTGACAAGTTATGTTTTGTTAGAGCAGGGTGATTGGTTTGAGCCAGAAATGGAGTTTGTTCGCAAACTTATTACACCAGGAATGGAAATCCTAGATATTGGTGCTAATCATGGAGTCTACACCTTGACTATGGCTAGGTTACTCCAAGGACAAGGTAAGATTACTGCTTATGAACCTGCCAGTTCTGTTGTTTCCTTACTGCGAAAAGGTGTAGAAGCTAACGGTTTCACCAATGTAGAGATAATCAATGCTGGGTTATCAGATTGCGAGGGTGAAGCAACTTTATTTTTATCAACAAATAGTGAACTAAATTCTCTACAGCAAGATGGTTTATCCCAACAACAAGAAACTATTAAACTGCTGAATCTAGATCGAGAATTAGAACAACACAATTGGCAGAAGATTGATTTTATTAAGTTAGATGCAGAAGGAGAAGAAGCCAAGATACTGGCAGGTGGCAAAAGATTTTTCTTCGAGCAATCGCCATTAATTATGTTTGAACTCAAGCATGGTAAACATATTAATATGCGGCTAATTCAGCTATTTCAAAATCTAGGCTATGAGACTTACTACTTAGTTTCTAGCATAGGTTGTTTAGTTCCTTTTGATGTAAATCAGCCTGTCGATGGCTACCAATTAAACTTGTTTGCTTGTAAAATAGAGCGATCGCAACAGTTAGCTGAACGTGGTTTGCTGGTTACAGAAATTCCAGAAAAGCCTTTACTTACAAACCCATCCTATTGGTTAGAAGCAATAGCAATTTTAAATTATGCCACACCTTTTCTGAATCAGTGGCAAGAATACGCAACGGTTTCCAAGACTGACAGTCAAGTTTACTTAGAAGGGCTAAACTATTTCTTTCTAGCAAAAACACCCAGCCTTTCTCAATCAGAACAGTTTGCAGCCTTAAAATATTCCTTTGAATGTATTCAGCAAGCCGTCCAAGCTAAACCTTCGTTGACTAGATATTGCAGTTTGGCCAGAGTAGCAGCAGAGTTAGGTAAAAGACAAGTTAGTGTGGAAACACTCCAACAACTAATCACTTATCTAAATTCTGGCAGCTTAATCAAGGTTGATGAGCCTTTTCTCCCAGTCAGTCAGCAATATGATCATCAGATATTCAATAATAATTTGCAAGACTGGTTGTTAGTGAGTATTATCGAAACCTTTGAGAATAGACGTGTGTTCTCTTCTTACTTCTCGGTTCAGCAAACGGTATCTTTACTCAATCAGATTGTTCAAAAACCTTTCCATAGTCATCAGTCAGAAAGCCGATTAATACTTGCCAATAAACGCATTGAGGGAGAACTATATGCGATCGGTAGCATCAAAATTTAGACAAGAAAAGGCTGTCTATTTTTCTCATTCCCATACAAAGTAAGTATGGTAGAGCTGTTGACCAAGCGGTTTGGTGAATTATCTGTCGAAATACGAGCTTCAATTTCTGCTTTACCATTACCTGTTATGGAAGATTTGAGTGAAGCATTGTTAGATTTTACGAGTTTGGCTGATTTATAGGCTTGGTTAGCAGCTGTTAAGGATTAAAGTATTTTTAATGAAATCGCTGATCTGGTAGAGTGCGTTAAACTGTGTTAACGCACAACTTATATCATGTTTATAAATTGCTAACCGCTTCCGCAATTTTCCTAGAAACAAAAGGTAAAATTTCTCGGCTTTTAGCTTGTGCTTTCCCTTCTGTAAATACCACTAATAGATAAGGATGCTGATCTGGCAATTCAATATAAGCTGCATCATGGCGCACAGAACTTGTCCAACCAGCTTTTGACCAGATTTGACTATTTTCAGGTAATCCACCACCTATAAAGCCTGTAACTTGGTCTTCTTCGACATCTTGGGGTAACTCATCAGCCTTAATACTGCGTTTGAGTAAAGACATCATGGATTGCGATCGCACACTCGACACAGCTACCCCACCCACGATACTATGCAATAACCTCGCCACAGCATTGGCAGTCAGCATATTCCTATTTTCAAACATCTCCCCATAAAATGCCCTTTCCCGTCCATAGGGACCATCTCCCCAAGTTTTTTGACAGACATTAATCGTCCCCATTTCTTCCCACCCCAAAGACTGGTAATAGCGATTAATAATATTGCGTTGATATTTCCACGTTTCAAAAGGTCCAGCGGGTAACTCTGCTCCAGAAGTAGTCCCGCTGAGAATATCGACAATTAAACTAGTAGCATCATTACTAGAATCAACAATCATATCCCGCAAAGCTCGCTCCAATTCCTTGGAAGTCTGAGTCATTCCCTTTCCTAGCCATTCATGAACCGCTACTAAATAAAACAACTTCACCACACTAGCAGGATAGATACGTTCTACACCACGATAACTAAATCCTCGCACCGGATGACTCCAAAAAGCGTCAGGAGTTAAAGCACCACCTGTATTTACAAGTACGGGAGGATCATACACAACCCAAGTTAAAGCAATTTGGTTTCGAGCTAAACTTGCAAAATTAGACCAAGTTGCCTCTAAAATTTCATTACCGAGATTTTCTAGTTGTTCGTCTTTATTAAAAAAAACCATTTGTAAATAATGTCCTTATGCTATCAGGAGTCTAGTTTCTCGCTCAATCCTATCATTACCTGTATAATTACTGAGATAGTAACTATAATTAGACTGAATCAGGATTTACAGAATTTAAAGATTAACAGAATGTTTATCTGAATTAGGATTGAGGAATTAAACAGAATGCTGAGTGCATTATCCTGAAAATCCTTAAATCCTGAGCATCCTGATTCAGACAAAATGAAGATTGAGGAATTAAACAGAATGCTGATTGCATTATCCTGAAAATCCTCGCTCTTGCGTCTATTTTATGGAGAATTAATACTAAAGTGCCAATTTAATAAACTACGTAATCTAAAATTGCTAAAGTTACGGAATCCATATCCAAGTCTTTTGATTAATTTGAGTTTATTATTAATTCCTTTCCTGCGGAACGCTACGCGAACCACAGTACCACTGGTAGTTCTGCCGTCAAAATAACCTACAACTTCACCAAACCACCTAATCATTGTTCCTATACTTTTGGGAAAATAAGAAAGTCCATCGTGCATCCAATCTAATAAATTCATTATGCTTTCGCCCCAAGACTTAGTGGATTCAAATATGTCCCGAAATTCTTCTTTTAGGGCGTGCATTTTTGCCAGAATAGGGGAAACTTCTTGAACATTATTTAATCTTTCTTTTTGTTGTTCATTTAAAGAATCTTCATTTTTTATTAAGCTATATTTGCTTTTATTTAATCCTGCTAATATTCGGTCTTGCTCTGATTTATTGTCTAAAGACATGGCGGCTTTTTTTTCAGATTTACGCATAGCATCTAATTCATCATTTACTTGTTTCATTACATGAAATCTATCAGCAGTTATATTTGCATTTGGCATTAATTCTTCTACTAAACTTTTATAAGGAGACCAAAGATCGATACTCACTTCAACTATTTGCTCAAGTACCTGAGATCCCCATTTGACAACAACTTCACGTATTTCTTCTATTCTTCTTGACTTCACCAATTCAATTGGTTTACGAGTATCTAAATCTACTAGTACTGCCAAATAATTTCCTTGACCTTTCACCAAAGCAATTTCATCTATGCCTAACCTTTTTACCTGACTTAAATTAATATTTAATATTTGTGATACTTGTGCTTTTAACATTGATTCAACTTCTTCATCGCTCAAGTCATTTCTTTCGGCAACACTATGAATATTACTATCTAATACTTGTGCAACTATATCTATGGCTAATCTTTTAGTATATCCTTTACTTTTATCTACAAAACTTAGCTTTTCACTAAGCGCAAAGTGCGGTCTTGGGGTCTCCCCAAGAGGAGCAACTTTGCAAGAGAAGACTTTTTTGCACTTGTTACATTTGAATTGACGGCGATTGATTTTTAACAATACTAGTTTTTCACTCCAAGATAAATCATGAATCATTCGCCAATGATTTTGATGTATACTATGGGTGGTTTTTCCACAATCTGGACAAGTAGAATCTTTGACAGCCTTCTCTATTGTTATAATTATTTCCGCCCCAACAAGTTCTTGAAAATCTAACACTTTCATATCTGGGAGATTGAGAATTTGATCTACGCTAAATTTCATAATTATCCCTAAAAAATTTGTTTTTAATAATTATGATTATAATGATATGCTTATTCCCATATGTTTAAAACTTCGTAAACCTTTACATAGATAGACTTTTCAGCTTTTATAATTTAATTTTATCGGCATTAAATTTTAGTGATTTTATTTTTCACCATAAAAAGGACGCAAGAGCCTGAATGTTTAACTCCTCAAGAATTTGTGGATAAGTATTTGGAATAAATTTTTATTTTTCACTAATAAACTCAATAAATTGAGATACAGCATCATATTGATCAGGAATTGCTAAAAACTGCAACAACAACTCCTTATCCAAATCTGTTAGAAAGCGACTACGGTTAACTTCTTCATATTCAAAAACAGCATTTAAACTAAAAATTTGGATTTTATTATTCTTCCAAAACCAAATTTCTGGAACTCGCTTAGGTTTATACAACTCAGTTCTCTTAATTGTGCCGCTACTAACTATAATTTCAATGACAATATCAGGAACTTCTTTGTTAGTACCAATACAATAAGACTCATCAGGTGTTCCCGAAGCATAACCAGATTCTTCTAAAGTAAAACCACCCCTACCATAAAATCGAATCCCCTTATGTCTCATGTACGCTTCTAATAAATAAGAAAGCGTTTTTTTTACATATTCATGTTTATCACCAATAGGAGACATAATTTCCAGCACCCCTGCTAAATATGCCAATTTCACAGCATGATTTTCTTGTAACTGCACCTCAATAGTTTTAAACTGTTGCCAAGAAACACCAGGTACAGTTACCAGTTTTCCTTCTTTCTGTTCTAAAAGTGGAATTTTCATAGAAAAACCGCCATACTTTTTACTTAATTATACTCTATTGTACTAGGTTGAGTTAAATGAAGATACACCAAATTAACTCTTGATAATGTTAAGATAAAGAAAAACTATCTAAAAATATGAGTAACCAAATTACAATTACTCTACCAGATGACATTTATCAAAAAGCTGAACACTTTGCACGTTTAGCAAACCGTGATTTAGCAAGCGTCTTAGTTGATACTATTCAATTTTCTATCCCACCCGTCAGTTTAGAAGCAGCAATCCTTGAACCTGTATCAACACTTTCTGATGAGCAAGTTTTAGCTTTGACAGAATTGCAAATGGAACCTGAAGAAGATAGCTGTTTGAGTGAATTACTAGACAAACAACAAGCTGGTATGCTTACAGAGTCAGAACATTCTGAATTACAAGCACTCATGCAAATTTATCAGGAAGGGCTTTTAAGAAAAGCTACTGCATTAAGTGAAGCTGTCAAACGTGGATTAATAAAAGAGTTAGGTGCGTGAGTTCTAGTCAAATTTCTGAAGAAGTACGGGTTAGAGTGCGAACCCAGGCTAATCATCAATGTGGTTATTGTCGTAGTCTGCAAAAGTATGTTTTGGGAATTTTGGAGATAGAGCATATTATCCCCAAAGCTAAAGGTGGCACTGATGACGAGGAAAATTTATGGCTGGCCTGTAGATTATGCAACAGTTATAAAGGTACTCAAACTCATGGACTAGACCAAATAACTGACCGCAAGATAAAGTTATTTAATCCTCGTCAACAAAAGTGGTCACGTCACTTTGCTTGGACTAATAATGGTACACACATCATGGGATTGACTGCCTGTGGTCGTGTCACAGTTTTAGCTTTACAACTTAATAATATCTACGCAGTGACTGTCAGACAAGCATGGGTTACTGCTGGTTGGCATCCACCTAAAGATAATGTGAAGGAGTAGCAATTTCACTCAACCCATACCGCATTCTTTGAACAACTCTATCAATTTATACTCTGGATAAATATTACCTAAACTCTAAGTATTCAACTAATCAGCCTTACCAAAACTCAAAAATATTGGAAAATCCGCTAAAATT includes:
- a CDS encoding tetratricopeptide repeat protein, yielding MIIFCGGTAQNLRTLSYNLCQALLTQTGRTNIQGTTCKTATEIDAYFKIIEKPALPILIQYQVLSELALEVIHHGQAKSVYLHQDPREILTTVITSPKQKETFESTFINLWQQYQEQWFSDVNQTLLIRKENLLAQPHSEIGRLSTYLEIESTKPEIELLLKQYRLEQEKSEEWQQILNPQQCLIIETLLSPLLLQFHDEDESSLFQKIEQNLVSIQLEPLLIQIDKLLGQIGHFKSEKLREQFYESIDKCLITALTARGRLQEAAEVYHLLGKFLTLQNDLQFSEKWYLRALSIQPQLAKSYYNLGFVYEQQDKWEQAIDNYTHAITINSKYTKAYYRLGLIFKRQKHFIKAIEQFSQVLQLDADHQGAKFNLALLWQQGEGADFIQNLLEKKS
- a CDS encoding FkbM family methyltransferase, which encodes MPQLTEQINDTGAILVRERKWEQAKNCFKSVIELDPDCVLGHYNLGCVLQNQKYYPEAIFSYHRALKINANHIDALKNLGYVYYKNGQGDLAEKCFQKILQLNPNHAETYEILGFIAGEQGKLSECISLLNEALKINPNNPKLHSCFLFNLSSLISFTPQQILDSTQLWYEQQVVNQWLPTLTTNRNDKTPHRRLRIGYISPDFRRHSVSTFIKPIFQHHDRTQVEVFCYGEVNEPDAITDEIIDICDAWRSTVGLSDLQVAELIQTDHIDILVDLAGHTANNRMIVLGIKPAPIQTTYLGYFATTGLPTIDYWITDEVLHPHDTQEKTSETIWRLPRCYVGYEPLKNAPEVTELPCKKTGIFTFSSFNNLRKLTPETFALWIEILKAVPNSRLVLKCASSDVFSPLIAEKIQTPFVEQGIDPKRIFLYGGYAADEDHLNLYNQVDLHLDSLPYTGCTTTCEALWMGVPTITVAGTRKMERMSASILHSVGLDDCIAYSAVEYVEKAIALARNPDYLQSLRSTMRERVQHSPLLDVKNMTSTLEAAYRQMWQIYIEQESKIATSENPPTNASFPVDLEFADAVNYYQQYLENNPNDAQAYYYLGQAYQGLDDVENAIPSYLQSLAINRSSAATYQALGQLLAEQELIDQAEKYYRCAVLVEPNNSEIQQNLKLFLQQYCSKTAKKIIPIFLKNANNSEELKYFKFIDADHLQPDECLVEIEGGIKICIKNDLNSLTSYVLLEQGDWFEPEMEFVRKLITPGMEILDIGANHGVYTLTMARLLQGQGKITAYEPASSVVSLLRKGVEANGFTNVEIINAGLSDCEGEATLFLSTNSELNSLQQDGLSQQQETIKLLNLDRELEQHNWQKIDFIKLDAEGEEAKILAGGKRFFFEQSPLIMFELKHGKHINMRLIQLFQNLGYETYYLVSSIGCLVPFDVNQPVDGYQLNLFACKIERSQQLAERGLLVTEIPEKPLLTNPSYWLEAIAILNYATPFLNQWQEYATVSKTDSQVYLEGLNYFFLAKTPSLSQSEQFAALKYSFECIQQAVQAKPSLTRYCSLARVAAELGKRQVSVETLQQLITYLNSGSLIKVDEPFLPVSQQYDHQIFNNNLQDWLLVSIIETFENRRVFSSYFSVQQTVSLLNQIVQKPFHSHQSESRLILANKRIEGELYAIGSIKI
- a CDS encoding serine hydrolase, coding for MVFFNKDEQLENLGNEILEATWSNFASLARNQIALTWVVYDPPVLVNTGGALTPDAFWSHPVRGFSYRGVERIYPASVVKLFYLVAVHEWLGKGMTQTSKELERALRDMIVDSSNDATSLIVDILSGTTSGAELPAGPFETWKYQRNIINRYYQSLGWEEMGTINVCQKTWGDGPYGRERAFYGEMFENRNMLTANAVARLLHSIVGGVAVSSVRSQSMMSLLKRSIKADELPQDVEEDQVTGFIGGGLPENSQIWSKAGWTSSVRHDAAYIELPDQHPYLLVVFTEGKAQAKSREILPFVSRKIAEAVSNL
- a CDS encoding ISL3 family transposase; the encoded protein is MKFSVDQILNLPDMKVLDFQELVGAEIIITIEKAVKDSTCPDCGKTTHSIHQNHWRMIHDLSWSEKLVLLKINRRQFKCNKCKKVFSCKVAPLGETPRPHFALSEKLSFVDKSKGYTKRLAIDIVAQVLDSNIHSVAERNDLSDEEVESMLKAQVSQILNINLSQVKRLGIDEIALVKGQGNYLAVLVDLDTRKPIELVKSRRIEEIREVVVKWGSQVLEQIVEVSIDLWSPYKSLVEELMPNANITADRFHVMKQVNDELDAMRKSEKKAAMSLDNKSEQDRILAGLNKSKYSLIKNEDSLNEQQKERLNNVQEVSPILAKMHALKEEFRDIFESTKSWGESIMNLLDWMHDGLSYFPKSIGTMIRWFGEVVGYFDGRTTSGTVVRVAFRRKGINNKLKLIKRLGYGFRNFSNFRLRSLLNWHFSINSP
- a CDS encoding Uma2 family endonuclease, translated to MKIPLLEQKEGKLVTVPGVSWQQFKTIEVQLQENHAVKLAYLAGVLEIMSPIGDKHEYVKKTLSYLLEAYMRHKGIRFYGRGGFTLEESGYASGTPDESYCIGTNKEVPDIVIEIIVSSGTIKRTELYKPKRVPEIWFWKNNKIQIFSLNAVFEYEEVNRSRFLTDLDKELLLQFLAIPDQYDAVSQFIEFISEK
- a CDS encoding HNH endonuclease, translated to MSSSQISEEVRVRVRTQANHQCGYCRSLQKYVLGILEIEHIIPKAKGGTDDEENLWLACRLCNSYKGTQTHGLDQITDRKIKLFNPRQQKWSRHFAWTNNGTHIMGLTACGRVTVLALQLNNIYAVTVRQAWVTAGWHPPKDNVKE